The following coding sequences lie in one Arachis ipaensis cultivar K30076 chromosome B03, Araip1.1, whole genome shotgun sequence genomic window:
- the LOC107633707 gene encoding pentatricopeptide repeat-containing protein At4g02750-like, which yields MVVGYVKVGNMVEAKRLFDEMPQRNVASWNAMIWDFVKVKNLGNARVVLDAMPEKSVASFTIMIDGYAKAGDTYMYKVATSLEKSLQGFEYVYGDIVSGVIDVNELGFLVKHMECMVRKMDRYVSNTKNLYSEMEVLNQLEQAMNKFQNNQNDESRRVIEQKLASQRQDIGGLFHACRQACNMAPRAAATLELSKNLHRFTGSTAPRPRRVGITTPPAC from the exons ATGGTGGTTGGCTATGTGAAGGTTGGAAATATGGTGGAGGCAAAGAggctgtttgatgaaatgcctcagaGGAATGTGGCATCATGGAATGCGATGATATGGGATTTTGTGAAGGTGAAAAATTTGGGCAATGCTAGGGTAGTGCTTGATGCTATGCCGGAAAAGAGTGTTGCTTCTTTCACGATCATGATTGATGGCTATGCAAAGGCTG GTGATACATACATGTATAAGGTTGCTACTTCTCTCGAAAAATCCTTGCAG GGATTTGAGTATGTGTATGGTGACATTGTGAGTGGGGTCATAGATGTCAATGAATTAGGGTTCTTGGTTAAGCATATGGAATGTATGGTGAGGAAGATGGATAGGTATGTTAGTAACACTAAGAATTTGTATAGTGAAATGGAGGTTTTGAATCAATTAGAGCAAGCTATGAACAAGTTTCAGAATAATCAAAATGATGAGAGTAGGAGGGTCATTGAGCAGAAACTCGCATCACAGAGGCAAGAT ATTGGAGGGCTGTTCCATGCATGCAGGCAGGCCTGCAACATGGCCCCCCGTGCTGCTGCAACATTGGAACTCAGCAAAAACCTGCATCGCTTCACGGGTTCCACAGCACCACGCCCCCGACGTGTTGGCATCACCACGCCTCCTGCGTGTTGA